A region of the Nitrospirota bacterium genome:
CGGATTTTCGCTGGAAGAGGAATTCCACATTAATATCAACAAGGCATCTCTGAATCAGCTGGGGCTTCCTGTAGGGCCATGGCTGTCGGAACTAAAATATGCCATCAGGGAAAAAAGGCCGGATGATACAGTATTCATCATTGCCGGAAAAAAATATCAGCTGGGAGAACTGAAAGCAATCACAAAGACAACAGAAGGACAGAAGATTTCATATGTGACGGACATTTCAATGAATAGTGAGAATATCGGGAAAGTCATTGATTTTGTCCGGGGGTCTGACACCTTTTACTGTGAAGCGTATTTCATGGAAAAGGACAGGGACAGGGCTGCGGAAAGATTCCATCTCACTGCACGCCTGACAGGGGTGATTGCACGGCAGGCAGGTGTGAGGAATCTTGTCGTCATGCATTTTTCGCCAAAATACAGGAACAAGACCGAAAGTCCCAAGGACGAGGCAATTGAGGCATTCAGGAATCCCGCTGTCTGAACACCAGCACGGCATTCAATCCGCCGAACCCGAAGGAATGTGAGATTGCATGTACTATCCCGGTTTTTCGCGGTTCGGTCACATAATCGAGGTCGCATTCCGGGTCCCTCTCCTGCAGGTTTATCGTCGGCGTAATAATCCCCTCGTTCATGCTCATTAACGTAAACGCAGCCTCAAGCGCACCGGATGCCGCAAGCATATGCCCTGTGAGAGACTTCACTGAGGTTACCGGAACCCGATAGGCAAGTCTTCCGAGCGAAAGCTTTATCGCCTCGGTCTCGGTTTTGTCTCCGAGAGGTGTTGAGGTGCCATGGGCATTGATGAGATGGATATCAGAGGGTTGCAGTTTCGCCTGCCTTATGGCCATGGTAATGGCCCTTGCCTCTCCCTCTGATGAAGGCATTGTCTGGTGGAAGGCATCGGTGGTATTTCCGTATCCTGTTACCTCCCCGTAGATGCGGGCACCCCGCTTTACCGCATGGTGCAGGTCTTCCAGGACAAGGATGCAGGAACCTTCTGCAAGCACAAACCCATCCCTCGTCCTGTCAAACGGCCTGCTCGCAGCCGCGTTACGGACAGAGGAAAGAGCGCCTGAAGAACCGTATCCTGCGACACAAGTCCTGCATACAGGCGCCTCTGTACCTCCGCACAGCACCGGATACCGGTACCCTGACTGTATCAGCCGGAACGCCTCTCCGATGGCATTTGTTCCGGATGCACATGCATTGGATATTCCGAGACAGTATCCCCTGATCCCCAGCTTCTGCGCCACATAGGAAGCTGCCATGCTGATCGTCGTTGAGGGCATGAGATAGGCAGAGGTACGGACACCATGAGGAGCATTGCCTGAAGAATAGAGCTTGTGCATTTCTTTCTCCACGGTTCCTATCCCTCCGCGGCTTGAACCGATAATCACACCGGCTGATGCAAGTGCCCGGGTGTTGCTCACTTCCTGCGGTTTTCCTGTCAGTCCCGCGTCCTCCGCAGCCATCACCGCTGCAGCGACCGCATAGTGTACAAAAAGATCAAGACGGCGTATCTCCCTGTGCGCGAGATACGTCTCCGCATAGAATCCCTTCACTTCCCCGGAAACACCCCACTGCATGCACGTGGCATCGAATTTTTGAATCGGCATGATACCGGATATCCCTGATTTTGCCGCTCCCCATGCCTCACGGAGCGAGTTTCCGATGGGGCTCACAACACCTATCCCTGTCACTACTACCCTTTTCATCTGATTTATAATAGCACAGGGGAGACGCCTTCAATCCGCGGTTTTGCCCTCGCAGTACTCATATGTTATGATTATTAGTATCCTATGCGGG
Encoded here:
- a CDS encoding beta-ketoacyl-ACP synthase II encodes the protein MKRVVVTGIGVVSPIGNSLREAWGAAKSGISGIMPIQKFDATCMQWGVSGEVKGFYAETYLAHREIRRLDLFVHYAVAAAVMAAEDAGLTGKPQEVSNTRALASAGVIIGSSRGGIGTVEKEMHKLYSSGNAPHGVRTSAYLMPSTTISMAASYVAQKLGIRGYCLGISNACASGTNAIGEAFRLIQSGYRYPVLCGGTEAPVCRTCVAGYGSSGALSSVRNAAASRPFDRTRDGFVLAEGSCILVLEDLHHAVKRGARIYGEVTGYGNTTDAFHQTMPSSEGEARAITMAIRQAKLQPSDIHLINAHGTSTPLGDKTETEAIKLSLGRLAYRVPVTSVKSLTGHMLAASGALEAAFTLMSMNEGIITPTINLQERDPECDLDYVTEPRKTGIVHAISHSFGFGGLNAVLVFRQRDS